One part of the Arthrobacter tumbae genome encodes these proteins:
- a CDS encoding HAD family hydrolase translates to MIKPDDSRTWYLFDYGMVISTAPEPDDWDLLQEATGIDLQVPNSAYWTNRERFDAGDLEPLEYWSRVVGRQITDQFTEVLESLDASQWSHLNLKTMSVLEALVQKGSNLALLSNMPAGMSRRFLAEAPWTRHFSRTFFSGQLGMTKPDRRVFKHVLDELHARAEDSIFIDDNALNIDTAQALGIRTVAYSPGTNLHRALNLP, encoded by the coding sequence GTGATTAAGCCGGATGACAGCCGAACGTGGTACCTGTTCGATTACGGGATGGTGATCTCGACTGCACCCGAACCGGATGATTGGGACTTACTGCAGGAGGCAACCGGCATCGACTTGCAGGTGCCGAACAGTGCTTACTGGACCAATCGCGAACGATTCGACGCGGGGGATCTAGAGCCCTTGGAATACTGGTCGAGAGTAGTTGGCCGTCAAATCACTGATCAGTTCACAGAAGTTCTCGAATCCCTCGACGCATCCCAGTGGTCCCACCTGAACCTCAAGACAATGTCTGTTCTAGAGGCTTTGGTGCAGAAGGGTTCCAACCTCGCCCTGCTGTCGAACATGCCTGCTGGGATGTCACGGCGCTTTCTTGCCGAAGCGCCGTGGACCAGACACTTTTCTAGAACGTTTTTTAGTGGGCAGCTTGGCATGACGAAGCCGGACAGGCGGGTCTTCAAGCATGTCCTTGACGAGCTACATGCGCGTGCAGAAGACAGCATCTTCATCGATGACAATGCCCTGAATATCGATACCGCTCAAGCGCTCGGCATCCGCACAGTGGCATACTCTCCCGGAACCAACCTTCACCGGGCACTGAATCTGCCGTAA
- a CDS encoding class I SAM-dependent methyltransferase produces the protein MADSHSSDLYDAVNTWGVDDEFYLKFVTLVPAARVLDLGCGTGRVTLAVARAGCDVTGVDPNGSRLEAARAKPKAGRVEWIEGDSTVIGPGREFDVAIMSANVPQEILDDAELARSFADIAEHLVPGGRLAFNSRDPEARGLEAWTKERSHKLVQLPEGQSQHWYQTTHVDEANGLVEFCAHEVGVDGTENIGCDTLRFRSEEQLRAMLSDAGLVVDDVFGGFEGEPVAKGNGSLVITAHKP, from the coding sequence GTGGCTGACTCCCATTCCTCCGATCTGTACGATGCCGTCAATACCTGGGGCGTTGATGACGAGTTCTATCTGAAATTCGTTACGTTGGTCCCTGCTGCGCGGGTGCTCGACCTGGGCTGCGGCACCGGACGCGTGACTCTTGCGGTCGCGCGGGCAGGGTGCGACGTCACAGGTGTGGACCCTAATGGGTCACGGCTCGAAGCGGCGCGGGCGAAGCCGAAGGCCGGGCGTGTGGAATGGATTGAGGGTGACTCGACAGTGATTGGACCGGGTCGCGAGTTCGACGTTGCAATCATGAGCGCGAATGTTCCTCAGGAAATTCTCGACGACGCGGAGTTAGCCCGGTCTTTCGCCGATATCGCAGAACATCTTGTCCCAGGCGGCCGACTTGCTTTCAACAGCCGTGACCCCGAGGCACGAGGTTTGGAAGCATGGACAAAAGAGCGCAGCCACAAACTTGTTCAACTCCCCGAAGGCCAAAGCCAGCACTGGTACCAGACCACCCATGTTGACGAGGCGAACGGCCTGGTTGAATTTTGTGCGCACGAAGTCGGCGTTGACGGCACTGAGAATATCGGATGTGACACCCTCCGCTTCCGTTCAGAAGAGCAACTGCGCGCCATGCTCAGCGACGCAGGATTAGTAGTAGATGACGTATTCGGAGGCTTTGAGGGTGAGCCAGTCGCGAAGGGTAACGGCAGCCTAGTCATTACCGCTCATAAGCCTTAG
- a CDS encoding AlbA family DNA-binding domain-containing protein — MPYTALHRALGLHDRPLQYPDFEAAVQASVPESADLDWKYQLPIAATKDEFAKDVAAMANSGGGVIIYGIEEHDAQAVAISGAGAFGDAVERTLRSWVGSLVQPPLYTLNFTAFGPGDRLVVLLEVPASLDSPHLVLRADRTFRAPRRNGSKTDYMLEREIEIAYRSRFQARSDREGRMTELLQELVNRFDMDQTKIAMVARPVATRPSHLGRISESKLDDVAQKWIQNNGFTVERGPGLGRIYGRARAGYRKWTIRAPEANPEGIFEIHDDGTVALGYILHASGELRPGSAYTERHAQLAPATLAHAIQATSQTLGLTGDYQAKFLIRGRTLSMTLRTFEHGQFTTAGPHNIISNFEPVDAMFTVGTDGQLLLQQVRDAARDLLNYGGVADFETQYLRPVI, encoded by the coding sequence GTGCCGTATACCGCTCTTCATCGAGCGCTGGGTTTACATGACCGACCGCTTCAGTACCCCGACTTTGAGGCTGCGGTACAGGCAAGCGTGCCCGAATCAGCGGACCTCGACTGGAAGTACCAGCTGCCTATAGCCGCGACCAAGGATGAGTTCGCCAAGGATGTCGCTGCGATGGCTAATAGTGGTGGCGGAGTCATCATCTACGGGATCGAAGAGCATGATGCCCAAGCGGTGGCTATCAGCGGCGCGGGCGCCTTTGGTGATGCGGTGGAACGAACGCTGCGGTCGTGGGTTGGCAGTCTAGTTCAACCACCCCTCTATACGCTCAACTTCACTGCGTTCGGCCCTGGCGACCGCTTGGTCGTGCTCCTAGAGGTCCCTGCGAGCCTTGATAGTCCGCATCTAGTCCTGCGTGCTGATCGAACATTCCGCGCACCGCGGCGCAACGGCAGCAAAACAGACTACATGTTGGAGCGCGAAATCGAGATTGCGTATCGCAGTCGCTTCCAAGCGAGAAGCGACCGAGAAGGCAGAATGACCGAGCTGCTGCAGGAGCTTGTGAATCGGTTTGACATGGACCAGACCAAAATAGCGATGGTCGCCCGTCCTGTTGCCACGCGCCCAAGTCACCTCGGTCGCATCTCAGAGTCCAAATTAGACGACGTCGCACAGAAATGGATTCAGAACAACGGTTTCACGGTTGAGCGCGGGCCAGGGCTAGGCCGAATTTATGGCAGGGCTAGAGCTGGTTACCGTAAGTGGACAATTAGGGCCCCAGAGGCCAACCCTGAGGGCATCTTCGAGATTCATGACGATGGCACGGTCGCGCTGGGGTACATCCTGCATGCGTCCGGCGAGCTCAGACCAGGCTCTGCATACACGGAACGCCATGCGCAATTAGCACCAGCAACGCTGGCACACGCGATTCAGGCGACATCCCAGACGTTGGGCCTGACAGGCGATTATCAGGCTAAATTCTTGATTCGAGGTAGGACGCTGAGCATGACACTCCGAACATTCGAACACGGACAGTTCACCACAGCAGGACCACACAACATAATCTCCAACTTTGAGCCGGTCGATGCAATGTTCACAGTCGGCACGGACGGCCAGCTCCTACTTCAGCAGGTTCGTGACGCGGCGCGCGATCTGCTCAACTACGGCGGTGTTGCTGATTTCGAGACTCAGTATCTTAGGCCAGTCATTTGA
- a CDS encoding competence protein CoiA family protein gives MSVRAPEARDEARRLKGSNTFYCSSALGGCGGELTFAIGDVNVPHFRHQSGSKCALMPSDTLGDRYTHLAIQEALRTWIENMPGFRCQLEVSIESGRTDVLASGPSFEVALEVQRSQISARHVEERTARYSQRASTVHWRLIPIGGVGVGV, from the coding sequence GTGTCTGTTCGCGCCCCAGAAGCACGCGATGAAGCCCGCCGCTTGAAGGGATCGAACACTTTCTACTGTTCTTCCGCTCTTGGAGGCTGCGGTGGAGAGCTAACCTTCGCTATAGGCGACGTAAACGTGCCCCACTTTCGGCATCAATCCGGTAGTAAATGCGCACTGATGCCGTCCGACACTCTGGGCGACCGCTACACACACCTAGCGATTCAAGAGGCTCTCAGGACCTGGATCGAAAACATGCCAGGTTTCCGGTGCCAACTGGAAGTGTCAATAGAATCTGGGCGCACCGATGTACTAGCTTCCGGCCCCTCCTTCGAAGTAGCCCTCGAAGTCCAGCGTTCCCAGATTTCCGCTCGCCATGTTGAGGAACGGACTGCCCGATACAGCCAACGAGCCAGTACCGTTCATTGGCGGCTCATCCCAATCGGGGGTGTAGGAGTTGGGGTCTGA
- a CDS encoding ISL3-like element ISPfr2 family transposase gives MSDATPPAGFGRPDLTAFARLDGLGLSVTGQRLEPDRAVLACRVVEPDQWCRRCGSEGAARDTVIRRLAHEPLGWRPTVLEVVVRRYRCADCGHVWRQDTSAAAEPRAKLSRTGLRWALEGIVVAHLTVARVAEGLGVAWDTANNAVLAEGKRLLINDPTRFEGVKVIGVDEHVWRHTRRGDKYVTVIIDLTPVRDGAGPARLLDMVEGRSKAAFKTWLADRDDAFRDAVEVVAMDGFTGFKTAAAEEIPDAVTVMDPFHVVRLAGDALDRCRRRVQLAIHGHRGFRDDPLYKSRRTLHTGADLLTDKQSDRLRALFVDDAHVEVEASWGVYQRMIAAYRHEDRQRGRELMEKLITDLSAGVPKVLTELTTLGRTLKKRAADVLAYFERPGTSNGPTEALNGRLEHLRGSALGFRNLTNYIARSLLETGGFRPQLLHPRLG, from the coding sequence GTGTCCGACGCTACCCCGCCGGCCGGATTCGGCCGCCCTGACCTGACCGCCTTCGCTCGACTCGACGGCCTCGGTCTGAGCGTGACCGGACAACGACTTGAACCGGATCGTGCGGTCCTCGCGTGCCGCGTGGTGGAACCAGATCAGTGGTGCCGACGGTGCGGCAGCGAAGGCGCTGCTCGTGACACCGTGATCCGGCGGTTGGCCCACGAGCCGCTGGGCTGGCGACCGACCGTGCTGGAAGTTGTAGTGCGCCGCTACCGCTGTGCCGACTGCGGACACGTGTGGCGCCAAGACACCAGCGCCGCGGCGGAGCCACGCGCGAAGCTCTCGCGCACCGGGCTGCGGTGGGCGCTGGAAGGGATCGTGGTCGCACACCTCACCGTCGCACGTGTCGCCGAGGGACTCGGGGTCGCGTGGGACACCGCCAACAACGCGGTCCTGGCTGAAGGCAAGCGGCTGCTGATCAACGACCCCACGCGGTTCGAGGGCGTGAAGGTCATTGGCGTCGATGAGCACGTCTGGCGCCACACCAGGCGTGGCGACAAGTACGTCACCGTGATCATCGACCTCACCCCGGTCCGCGATGGCGCCGGCCCAGCAAGGCTGCTGGACATGGTCGAGGGCCGGTCGAAGGCGGCGTTCAAGACCTGGCTCGCCGACCGCGACGACGCCTTCCGTGACGCGGTCGAGGTGGTCGCGATGGACGGCTTCACCGGGTTTAAGACCGCCGCTGCAGAGGAGATCCCGGACGCGGTCACGGTGATGGATCCCTTCCACGTCGTGCGCCTGGCCGGTGACGCCCTCGACAGGTGCCGGCGCCGGGTCCAACTCGCGATCCACGGGCACCGTGGGTTCAGGGACGACCCGCTCTACAAGTCGCGGCGCACGCTGCACACCGGCGCGGACCTGCTCACCGACAAGCAGAGCGACAGGCTACGCGCGCTGTTCGTTGATGACGCTCACGTCGAGGTCGAGGCGAGCTGGGGTGTCTACCAGCGCATGATCGCCGCCTATCGGCACGAGGACCGGCAACGTGGCCGCGAGCTCATGGAGAAGCTGATCACCGACCTCAGCGCCGGCGTCCCCAAGGTGCTCACCGAGCTCACCACCCTGGGCCGGACCCTGAAGAAGCGAGCCGCTGACGTGCTCGCCTACTTCGAACGACCCGGCACCAGCAACGGGCCGACCGAGGCGCTCAACGGACGGCTCGAACACCTGCGCGGCTCCGCACTCGGGTTCCGCAACCTGACCAACTACATCGCCCGAAGCCTGCTCGAGACCGGCGGCTTCAGACCCCAACTCCTACACCCCCGATTGGGATGA
- a CDS encoding putative quinol monooxygenase encodes MSTPASLPYAFVAKIVAADGQHDAVADLLAGAVALANEEVGTIVWFAVRTHADTFWIFDAFPDEAARDAHANGAIVAALMANQHLLGAAPEILAADVLASKLP; translated from the coding sequence ATGTCCACACCCGCATCACTTCCGTATGCCTTCGTCGCCAAGATCGTCGCGGCCGATGGACAGCACGACGCGGTCGCCGATCTGCTCGCCGGCGCTGTCGCACTCGCCAACGAAGAAGTAGGAACGATTGTCTGGTTCGCGGTCAGGACCCACGCCGACACCTTCTGGATCTTCGATGCATTCCCCGACGAAGCCGCTCGCGACGCCCACGCCAACGGCGCCATCGTCGCAGCCCTGATGGCCAACCAGCACCTCCTCGGCGCAGCACCCGAGATCCTGGCGGCCGACGTCCTCGCGTCCAAGCTCCCGTAG
- a CDS encoding GlxA family transcriptional regulator, whose translation MRIGLIAIDGCFGSAIASIIDIVRVADGARGDVDPRIDPIELAILGPKRRVTTTASMTLSVDHPLSESGEFDVVVVPALGTLTAAATNDVLQSRDARSVIASLGRLDEATTRIAAACTGVFAVAETGRMHHRRATTSWFLGPEFLKRYPTVALDLDTMVVVDGNLVTAGAAFAHIDLALSLVRSISPDLAQHVAKLLIIDERPSQAAFVAYEHLRHEDPIVVEFERFVRARLDEPFNVAFVAQSLGTSRRTLERRVRAALNLTPLGFVQRLRIERARHLSATTDFTSAEIALRVGYANAETLRSLLRRERRRS comes from the coding sequence ATGCGTATCGGACTGATCGCGATCGACGGCTGCTTCGGTTCGGCTATCGCGTCGATCATCGACATCGTGCGGGTGGCCGACGGAGCCCGCGGCGATGTCGACCCGCGGATCGACCCGATCGAACTCGCCATCCTCGGACCGAAACGGCGAGTGACCACGACGGCATCGATGACCCTGTCGGTGGACCACCCGCTGTCGGAGTCCGGAGAGTTCGACGTGGTCGTCGTCCCTGCGCTTGGAACCCTTACGGCCGCCGCTACCAACGACGTCCTCCAGAGCCGAGATGCTCGTTCGGTCATCGCCTCGCTCGGGCGCCTCGACGAGGCGACCACCCGGATCGCCGCGGCGTGCACCGGCGTGTTCGCTGTCGCCGAGACCGGACGGATGCATCATCGGAGGGCGACGACCAGCTGGTTCCTGGGGCCGGAGTTCCTGAAGCGCTATCCGACCGTCGCCCTCGATCTCGACACCATGGTCGTGGTCGACGGGAACCTCGTCACCGCCGGCGCCGCGTTCGCCCACATCGACCTCGCGCTCTCACTCGTGCGATCGATCAGCCCCGACCTGGCCCAACATGTCGCCAAGCTCCTCATCATCGACGAGCGTCCGTCGCAGGCGGCCTTCGTCGCCTACGAACATCTCCGGCACGAGGACCCGATCGTCGTCGAGTTCGAACGCTTCGTGCGCGCCCGCCTGGACGAACCGTTCAACGTCGCCTTCGTCGCGCAGTCGCTCGGCACCAGCCGGCGCACCCTCGAACGACGAGTCCGTGCGGCGCTCAACCTCACTCCGCTCGGCTTCGTCCAACGGCTTCGCATCGAACGAGCTCGGCACCTCTCAGCAACCACGGACTTCACCTCCGCCGAGATCGCGCTACGGGTCGGCTACGCGAACGCCGAGACTCTGCGCTCCCTCCTGCGCAGGGAGCGACGCCGTTCCTGA
- a CDS encoding AsnC family protein codes for MEGDRMKTLVASMDGKGPADALHAVAELQKEVSRTEASLVRAARQGGLSWEAIALCLGVSKQAVHRKYGKR; via the coding sequence ATGGAGGGGGATCGAATGAAAACTCTGGTGGCATCAATGGATGGGAAAGGTCCCGCCGACGCACTGCACGCCGTTGCGGAGTTGCAGAAGGAAGTCTCACGCACTGAAGCGTCCCTGGTCCGCGCGGCCAGGCAGGGAGGACTGTCGTGGGAAGCGATTGCCCTGTGCCTGGGCGTGAGCAAGCAGGCCGTCCATCGCAAGTACGGAAAGCGCTAA
- a CDS encoding bifunctional allantoicase/(S)-ureidoglycine aminohydrolase → MSNYYAPETVLPPQTDLLTGRAVVTEAYTVIPRGVLRDIVVSELPDWTGTRTWILNRPVAGGATTFAQYLLEVSQGGGSTNPEPEAGVESFVFLLEGALTIKLEGELHDLTPGGFAFIPPGAEWEVSNSSPELAKFQWIRKAYQPLAGHTPKARVGNEKDIEPGAMPGTDNKWRTTRMLPTDDMAYDMHINVVTFEPGAVIPFAETHVMEHGLYVLEGKAVYRLNQDWVEVQEGDYMSLRAFCPQACYAGGPSNFRYLLYKDVNRQIKLT, encoded by the coding sequence TTGAGCAACTACTACGCACCTGAAACCGTCCTTCCGCCGCAGACGGACCTGCTGACCGGCCGCGCCGTCGTCACCGAGGCCTACACGGTCATTCCCCGCGGGGTCCTCCGCGACATCGTGGTCAGCGAACTCCCCGACTGGACCGGGACCCGCACCTGGATCCTGAACCGGCCGGTGGCAGGCGGCGCGACGACATTCGCCCAGTACCTGCTCGAAGTCTCGCAGGGCGGTGGCTCCACCAACCCCGAGCCGGAAGCGGGGGTGGAGTCCTTCGTGTTCCTCCTTGAGGGAGCTCTCACCATCAAGCTCGAGGGCGAGCTGCACGACCTCACGCCCGGCGGATTCGCTTTCATTCCGCCGGGTGCCGAATGGGAAGTCTCCAACTCCTCGCCGGAGCTCGCAAAGTTCCAGTGGATCCGCAAGGCGTACCAGCCGCTTGCCGGGCACACACCCAAGGCCCGCGTTGGCAATGAGAAGGACATCGAGCCCGGCGCGATGCCCGGTACCGACAACAAATGGCGCACCACCCGCATGCTGCCCACCGATGACATGGCCTATGACATGCACATCAACGTCGTCACGTTCGAGCCCGGCGCCGTCATTCCCTTCGCGGAGACGCACGTCATGGAGCACGGGCTCTATGTGCTGGAGGGCAAGGCCGTGTACCGGCTCAATCAGGACTGGGTGGAGGTTCAGGAAGGCGATTACATGTCCCTCCGCGCGTTCTGCCCGCAGGCCTGCTACGCCGGCGGTCCGTCCAACTTCCGCTACCTGCTCTACAAGGACGTGAACCGTCAGATCAAACTGACCTAA
- a CDS encoding DUF6986 family protein, with the protein MEFALGFDDYAAIDSKLAETDQLLRFSYPGDNGSRQPVHTVYVPADRYQPSLPGDWGREAVAAVERAGGMDALCSALGVNDDVGTLVSAKLTAEPIEDLRLDFEDGYGNRPDDEEDADAARAAIAVARAVRDGIAPPFIGIRFKCFEEPTRRRALRTLDLFVGGLLAEGPLPEGLVLTLPKVSTAAQVEAMVFACQRLEAVHGLAPGRLRFEVQMETPQLILAADGTVPVAQLLHRAEGRVSALHYGTYDYSDSLQIAAEYQSMEHPAADYAKQVMQVAVAGTGVRLSDGSTNILPIGTDSEVSAAWALHARLVRRSLERGYYQGWDLHPAQLPSRFIATYAFYREGLPAAAQRLRNYVHRIESAILDEPATARALARFVHRGVLCGAVTETEVNELAGIAIPDLEALAHPRKLPETAENI; encoded by the coding sequence GTGGAGTTCGCGCTCGGTTTCGACGATTACGCCGCGATCGACTCGAAGCTCGCGGAAACCGATCAGCTCCTGCGCTTCAGCTATCCCGGCGACAACGGCTCGCGCCAGCCGGTCCACACCGTGTATGTGCCTGCGGACCGCTACCAGCCCTCCCTCCCCGGTGACTGGGGGCGGGAGGCGGTTGCCGCCGTCGAGCGCGCCGGTGGCATGGACGCGCTGTGCAGCGCGTTGGGAGTGAACGACGACGTCGGCACGCTGGTGAGCGCGAAGCTCACCGCTGAGCCGATCGAGGACCTGCGCCTCGACTTCGAGGACGGGTACGGCAACCGGCCCGACGACGAAGAGGACGCCGACGCCGCCCGCGCCGCCATTGCGGTGGCCCGGGCTGTCCGAGACGGGATCGCCCCGCCGTTCATCGGCATTCGCTTCAAGTGCTTCGAGGAGCCGACCCGCCGCCGTGCGCTGCGGACGCTGGATCTCTTTGTGGGCGGACTGCTCGCGGAAGGCCCGCTGCCGGAGGGACTGGTGCTCACTCTGCCCAAGGTTTCGACGGCGGCGCAGGTGGAGGCGATGGTCTTCGCCTGCCAGCGGCTGGAAGCGGTGCACGGACTTGCCCCGGGCAGGCTGCGGTTCGAGGTGCAGATGGAAACGCCGCAGCTGATCCTGGCCGCCGACGGCACCGTACCCGTTGCGCAGCTGCTGCACCGGGCGGAGGGCCGTGTCTCTGCGCTGCACTACGGCACGTACGACTACAGCGATTCGTTGCAGATCGCCGCGGAATACCAGTCGATGGAGCACCCCGCTGCGGATTACGCCAAGCAGGTCATGCAGGTGGCTGTCGCGGGCACCGGCGTCCGACTGTCGGACGGGTCGACGAACATCCTTCCCATCGGCACCGATTCCGAGGTGTCTGCGGCATGGGCGCTACATGCACGGCTGGTGCGGCGCTCGCTGGAGCGCGGCTACTACCAGGGATGGGACCTCCATCCCGCCCAGCTGCCGAGCCGGTTCATCGCCACGTATGCGTTTTACCGCGAGGGCCTGCCGGCAGCGGCACAACGGCTTCGCAACTACGTGCACCGGATCGAGAGTGCAATCCTCGACGAGCCCGCAACAGCCCGGGCGCTTGCCCGCTTTGTGCACCGCGGTGTGCTCTGCGGCGCCGTCACAGAGACCGAAGTGAACGAGCTGGCCGGTATTGCCATTCCTGACCTGGAAGCGCTCGCGCATCCACGGAAACTTCCTGAAACAGCTGAAAACATCTAA
- the aceB gene encoding malate synthase A, with translation MSIELTTTTPVAGAETILTTEALQFLEKLHQEFRATRDERLTARGKRREEVAQTGRLDFLPETAEIRAGDWTVAEAPPQLTDRRVEMTGPASPAKMAINALNSGAKVWLADLEDASAPTWHNVIDSQVNLYGAARGSLSFTSPEGKEYELRTDAPLAVVVARPRGWHLPEKNIIIDGEPAIGALVDFGLHFFHNAKHLLENGSGPYYYLPKLESHLEARLWNDVFVFAQDYVGVPQGSVRATVLIETIPAAFEMDEILYELRDHASGLNAGRWDYLFSIIKYFRDGGESFILPDRASVAMTAPFMRAYTELLVKTCHRRGAFAMGGMAAFIPNRREPDVTAQAVEKVRADKTREASDGFDGSWVAHPDLVPICREVFDSVLGDKPNQIDRQRPEVEVTAEQLLDVESADGDVTEVGLRANLYVAVAYVAVWLSGNGAVAIHNLMEDAATAEISRSQVWQQIRNKVVLADTGNTVTPELVNSILAEETERLRGEVGDEAFAKFYEPASRLIADICVSEDYTDFLTLPAYELVS, from the coding sequence ATGTCGATAGAACTTACGACGACGACGCCGGTAGCTGGCGCGGAGACCATCCTCACCACCGAGGCGCTCCAGTTTCTTGAAAAACTGCACCAGGAGTTCCGTGCCACGCGGGACGAGCGGCTAACCGCCCGCGGCAAGCGCCGGGAGGAAGTGGCACAGACCGGCAGGCTCGACTTCCTTCCCGAAACGGCCGAAATCCGCGCAGGCGACTGGACCGTCGCGGAAGCACCACCACAGCTGACGGACCGCCGCGTGGAGATGACCGGACCGGCGTCGCCGGCGAAGATGGCCATCAACGCGCTCAACTCGGGCGCCAAAGTCTGGCTCGCAGACCTCGAGGACGCAAGCGCCCCTACCTGGCACAACGTCATCGACTCCCAGGTCAACCTCTACGGTGCGGCTCGCGGCTCCCTCAGCTTCACGTCACCGGAGGGCAAGGAGTACGAGCTGCGCACTGACGCGCCGCTGGCTGTCGTCGTTGCCCGTCCGCGCGGCTGGCACCTGCCGGAGAAGAACATCATCATTGACGGCGAGCCTGCCATCGGCGCGCTCGTGGACTTCGGACTGCACTTCTTCCACAACGCGAAGCACCTGCTGGAGAACGGCAGCGGACCGTACTACTACCTGCCCAAGCTGGAGAGCCACCTCGAGGCGAGGCTGTGGAACGACGTCTTCGTGTTCGCACAGGACTACGTCGGCGTCCCGCAGGGTTCCGTCCGCGCGACCGTGCTCATCGAAACCATTCCCGCCGCGTTCGAGATGGACGAGATCCTCTACGAACTGCGCGACCACGCCTCCGGCCTGAACGCCGGCCGCTGGGACTACCTGTTCAGCATCATCAAGTACTTCCGCGACGGCGGCGAGTCCTTCATCCTGCCCGACCGCGCGTCCGTGGCCATGACGGCACCCTTCATGCGCGCGTACACCGAGCTTCTGGTCAAGACCTGCCACCGCCGCGGTGCGTTCGCCATGGGTGGGATGGCTGCGTTCATCCCCAATCGACGGGAACCCGATGTTACGGCCCAGGCAGTGGAGAAGGTCCGCGCCGACAAGACCCGAGAGGCCAGCGACGGCTTCGACGGCTCGTGGGTTGCGCACCCGGACCTCGTGCCGATCTGCCGCGAGGTATTCGACTCCGTTCTGGGGGACAAGCCGAACCAGATCGACCGGCAGCGGCCCGAGGTGGAGGTGACCGCCGAGCAACTGCTCGACGTTGAATCCGCCGACGGCGACGTCACCGAGGTGGGCCTGCGCGCCAACCTTTATGTCGCCGTCGCCTACGTTGCTGTGTGGCTCTCCGGCAACGGCGCCGTTGCCATTCACAACCTCATGGAGGACGCGGCGACGGCGGAGATCTCCCGTTCCCAGGTCTGGCAGCAGATCCGGAACAAGGTGGTGCTCGCTGACACGGGAAACACGGTCACGCCCGAGTTGGTGAACTCGATCCTCGCGGAGGAAACCGAAAGGTTGCGCGGCGAAGTCGGCGACGAAGCCTTCGCAAAGTTCTACGAGCCGGCCAGCCGCCTCATCGCGGACATCTGCGTCTCCGAGGACTACACGGACTTCCTCACGCTTCCCGCCTATGAGCTGGTGAGCTGA